One segment of Vibrio agarivorans DNA contains the following:
- the gmtX gene encoding gamma-mobile-trio protein GmtX yields MELDIDVILADLKEGKVPRTQQNLDKLNDTLKAYAESGQRDFSITQIGRVSAENGGLAYEALRATRNKHYRTLIEAWAAKCNTSTKKPLSNTSRSKSIPADNKLLERIPDPAVRALFGQIIAERNRYRKEVNLLKQHANITIDKRPVRQFDTTAEPSVEVLPSLSGVLTESEKKALAYVISDECMEKNDWQTTQAGQVKDMEYNSEVFPRGFVTGLRKLLGEVDD; encoded by the coding sequence ATGGAACTCGATATTGATGTTATTTTGGCTGACTTAAAAGAAGGCAAAGTGCCTCGCACGCAGCAAAACCTCGATAAGCTCAATGACACGCTGAAAGCCTATGCAGAATCAGGTCAGCGTGATTTCTCCATCACGCAAATTGGTCGGGTGTCTGCTGAAAATGGCGGATTGGCGTATGAAGCTTTGCGTGCTACCCGTAATAAGCACTACCGAACACTCATCGAAGCGTGGGCGGCAAAGTGCAATACCAGTACCAAAAAGCCGCTATCCAACACCTCACGGTCTAAATCCATCCCTGCGGATAATAAGCTGTTAGAGCGCATCCCAGACCCTGCGGTACGCGCCTTGTTTGGTCAAATCATTGCCGAGCGTAACCGCTACCGCAAAGAGGTCAATTTGCTCAAGCAACACGCCAATATCACTATCGACAAGCGCCCTGTGCGCCAGTTTGATACCACCGCAGAGCCAAGCGTCGAAGTGCTGCCATCCCTATCAGGCGTACTCACCGAATCAGAGAAAAAAGCCTTAGCGTATGTCATTTCTGATGAATGCATGGAAAAGAACGACTGGCAAACTACTCAGGCGGGTCAAGTAAAAGACATGGAATACAACAGCGAAGTATTCCCTAGAGGCTTTGTCACAGGGCTTCGCAAGCTATTGGGTGAGGTAGATGACTAA
- a CDS encoding AbiV family abortive infection protein, whose amino-acid sequence MEKLDGLSKYKFEKIAVESLHNALRLLNDSILLFEHGSYPSSFQLAVLSLEEFSKASWVEHYYYTALTNEGFMPEDIEQQWLKLLFNHPKKQTHFISRDLFEFSPKFVKKIEEKEIEVKKQKATYVGLSRIKGKVDVDSRVSIPIKVTSENDAKQFISLMVGEFRDINEKIALNDMYWDIPDMDLITQGPLFDRVLAWPFESGLKGKRWYEEWKKKL is encoded by the coding sequence ATGGAAAAATTAGACGGATTGAGCAAGTACAAGTTTGAGAAAATAGCGGTAGAGTCTTTACACAATGCTCTCAGACTCTTAAATGACTCAATATTACTATTCGAACATGGTTCATATCCATCCAGTTTTCAGTTAGCGGTACTTTCACTGGAAGAGTTTTCAAAAGCTAGTTGGGTTGAACACTATTATTACACAGCACTAACGAATGAAGGGTTCATGCCTGAAGACATTGAACAACAGTGGTTAAAGTTACTTTTCAATCACCCCAAAAAGCAAACTCATTTTATAAGTCGTGATTTATTTGAGTTTTCACCGAAGTTTGTAAAGAAGATTGAAGAGAAAGAGATTGAAGTAAAGAAGCAAAAGGCAACTTACGTTGGCTTAAGCAGGATTAAAGGTAAAGTCGATGTTGATAGCAGAGTGTCTATACCTATAAAAGTGACCTCTGAGAATGATGCAAAGCAATTTATTTCACTTATGGTTGGTGAGTTTAGGGATATAAATGAGAAAATTGCTCTAAATGACATGTATTGGGATATTCCTGATATGGATTTGATAACGCAAGGCCCCTTGTTCGATAGAGTTTTGGCATGGCCGTTTGAGAGTGGCTTGAAGGGTAAGCGTTGGTATGAGGAGTGGAAGAAGAAATTGTGA
- the gmtY gene encoding gamma-mobile-trio recombinase GmtY: MTAFTDCVGRKAGTASMNPLRDATPHEQRLNYAAWYRKNQMISLVISKIRTVNKTIRKARTIKGRTPLTKTEDDAIAFPEKHWEDFYINGIGGASDPRVALRDKLILLLMHGGGLRESEALTLWVTDVFEDPYEPDSAIVRIYNETDGKAPDGWRSRSGTPNREAYLKEQYARIPRQRMKGTAHLGWKNRVVDHKDNYIQVQWFPTDYGKVFMSLWKNYQKYRASIDCHHPYAFISFHHSAIGNPYTINAFHDNYANGLKRIGLEPSKAEGLDPHGHRHNYGRRLERSGLNPLVIRRCMHHKSLDSQIPYTGKGQQEISDELTQATLQLANPESKVKALDWKALVEHGFDDVDPQGYFTGKHPKLRGK, from the coding sequence CTGACGGCATTTACCGACTGTGTTGGCAGAAAAGCAGGTACTGCGTCCATGAACCCCTTGCGTGATGCTACCCCGCATGAGCAGCGATTGAATTACGCTGCATGGTATCGCAAAAACCAAATGATTTCCTTGGTCATATCGAAGATAAGGACTGTGAACAAAACCATCCGTAAGGCGCGAACCATTAAAGGACGCACGCCGCTCACCAAAACCGAAGATGACGCCATCGCCTTTCCTGAAAAGCATTGGGAAGATTTTTATATAAATGGCATCGGTGGCGCGAGCGACCCACGAGTGGCACTCAGGGACAAGTTAATACTCCTTCTAATGCACGGTGGCGGGTTACGCGAAAGTGAAGCTTTAACGCTTTGGGTGACAGACGTGTTTGAAGATCCCTATGAGCCAGATAGTGCTATCGTTCGAATTTACAACGAAACAGATGGCAAAGCCCCTGATGGTTGGCGAAGTCGTTCTGGTACACCAAACAGAGAAGCATATCTAAAGGAGCAATATGCTCGCATCCCTCGTCAGCGCATGAAAGGCACAGCTCATCTTGGTTGGAAGAACCGTGTGGTTGACCACAAAGACAACTACATACAGGTTCAATGGTTTCCAACTGACTATGGCAAAGTGTTTATGTCACTTTGGAAAAACTACCAAAAGTACCGAGCCAGCATCGACTGTCATCACCCTTATGCGTTTATTTCGTTTCATCATAGCGCTATCGGCAACCCTTACACCATCAACGCCTTCCATGATAACTACGCCAACGGCTTGAAGCGCATTGGTTTAGAGCCGAGCAAGGCAGAAGGCTTAGATCCACATGGGCATCGACATAATTACGGCAGACGATTAGAACGTTCAGGATTGAACCCGTTGGTAATTCGACGCTGTATGCACCATAAGTCCCTAGACTCACAAATCCCCTACACAGGCAAAGGCCAGCAGGAAATCTCTGATGAACTGACCCAAGCGACGTTGCAACTGGCAAACCCTGAATCCAAAGTCAAAGCGCTCGACTGGAAAGCACTCGTTGAGCATGGGTTTGATGACGTCGACCCGCAGGGCTATTTCACAGGCAAGCATCCTAAATTGAGAGGTAAATAA
- a CDS encoding VPA1267 family protein, producing MASGQQKAQQNLEAFEVWKATQTDDDFKQIVFRGQLNRIEVAKGIGCGKSALNQNPALKKALKALEDELRSKGVLPPLTAAAKKNEGKPQAYDNTANRKLLDSKRVSSLEAENIELKAKVKELEKRLERFGELSETLSEMGLMPR from the coding sequence ATGGCAAGTGGGCAGCAAAAAGCACAGCAAAACCTTGAGGCATTTGAGGTCTGGAAAGCCACACAGACGGACGATGACTTTAAACAAATCGTGTTCAGAGGTCAGCTTAACCGTATTGAAGTGGCAAAGGGTATTGGTTGTGGCAAATCGGCGTTAAACCAAAATCCTGCCCTCAAGAAAGCACTCAAAGCCTTAGAAGATGAGCTGCGCAGTAAAGGTGTCCTGCCACCGTTGACCGCCGCTGCCAAGAAGAATGAGGGCAAACCTCAAGCCTACGACAACACAGCAAATCGAAAGCTGCTCGATTCAAAGCGGGTGTCATCATTAGAGGCTGAAAACATCGAGTTGAAAGCCAAGGTCAAGGAGCTTGAAAAGCGACTTGAGCGCTTTGGTGAGCTATCTGAAACCTTATCCGAAATGGGGTTGATGCCACGATGA
- a CDS encoding integrase family protein, whose translation MARKNDGRSSDSSFSWMLTTLGAEWQQWQELAAEWMAAQTTSIDTKQFALARFFESYIRERASYAIGDISLFFKGHRGHQCSSEELETLLRETQNSPKVIQSGVNISCDFIDFVVQKVFSEEDDNGELVSLVENPLSKIKRQESLTETVRTPLPYRYIHNLRQILCPLPDKDELTVIEQNLKQGETLLPTYHYRNFKHWTWAQQQTGQRLSGNDGDWFEVEPELIDKTDPDCVWRTIKTTRKGNKIILHQIWSPVKAMVVFMKLHLPLRTYQVRMLDSGEADTWRYENAQWVLNTKNDFALGSEKRPFSKGIFRRIHDTMTGLYSTGLYINTNKTADQNKDELERGYIIPWQNNEVLYWIEKLRNWQEKYNPIDKPTDCTTLLTKHTDKKKSKAQLESMGKFHFYLERPRQGGMIELNPLGTMR comes from the coding sequence ATGGCGAGAAAAAATGACGGACGTTCATCGGATTCATCCTTCTCTTGGATGCTCACCACACTTGGTGCTGAGTGGCAACAATGGCAGGAGTTGGCAGCCGAGTGGATGGCCGCACAAACCACATCGATTGACACTAAACAATTTGCTTTGGCTCGCTTCTTCGAATCCTATATTAGAGAGCGCGCAAGCTATGCGATAGGCGACATATCATTATTTTTTAAGGGACACCGAGGACACCAATGTTCTAGTGAAGAGCTGGAGACGTTGTTAAGAGAAACACAAAACTCTCCTAAAGTAATCCAATCAGGAGTAAACATCTCCTGTGACTTTATTGACTTTGTTGTCCAAAAGGTGTTTTCTGAAGAGGATGACAATGGCGAGTTAGTGTCATTGGTTGAAAACCCGCTGAGCAAAATCAAACGACAGGAATCACTAACAGAAACTGTACGTACCCCCCTGCCGTATCGCTACATTCATAATTTGCGCCAAATCCTCTGTCCGCTACCTGATAAAGACGAACTCACCGTCATTGAACAAAACCTCAAGCAAGGTGAAACCCTGCTTCCCACTTATCACTATCGTAATTTCAAACACTGGACATGGGCGCAACAGCAGACAGGTCAACGTCTATCAGGTAATGATGGCGATTGGTTTGAAGTTGAACCAGAACTGATTGATAAAACCGACCCCGACTGTGTATGGCGTACTATAAAAACAACTCGCAAAGGCAATAAAATCATCCTTCACCAAATCTGGTCACCCGTCAAAGCGATGGTGGTTTTCATGAAGCTCCATCTGCCACTGCGTACCTATCAGGTGCGGATGCTAGATAGCGGTGAAGCCGATACGTGGCGCTACGAAAACGCTCAATGGGTACTTAACACTAAAAATGACTTTGCACTTGGCAGTGAAAAGCGCCCATTTAGTAAAGGCATATTCCGCCGAATTCACGACACCATGACAGGGCTGTATTCAACAGGCTTGTATATCAATACCAATAAGACCGCCGACCAAAACAAGGACGAACTAGAGCGTGGTTACATCATTCCGTGGCAAAATAATGAAGTATTGTACTGGATAGAGAAATTACGCAATTGGCAAGAAAAGTACAACCCAATTGATAAACCAACCGACTGCACCACATTACTTACCAAGCACACTGATAAGAAAAAATCGAAAGCACAACTGGAAAGTATGGGGAAATTTCATTTCTATTTAGAGAGGCCTCGGCAAGGGGGGATGATAGAACTAAACCCATTAGGGACGATGCGCTAG
- a CDS encoding AAA family ATPase, with translation MNTALHEDQMRVTSIPYHSTKMVIFSGVPLAKDSYKTNSGKYYVTIKADPDSIPVLPTLGQHWSVRGARQIENMEMGDYVMQQHTYESPKHIECTLPETGEQLIRFIARESDFKGIGESKARALWQLLGKDFHATLRNDTPESRKRLTSILSEDSVEALFKGYAKYKNLAHCNWMSEYNIPASVQQRLLKHHGEASIDVIKDNPYALMGFGLSFSAIEDIIKLTDFKSDVAKDDPRRLSAALEMAIRKEIEKGHTYTTHANVRPYLNKLLRDKTLVTQAFKSGHDKAQYVLNPDTGAYHPTAQLLMESVVAKRLKTLIKRNNLFDENANAAYCSAAAELPYELTPKQIEAVTTCLDNSVSCITGGAGTGKTTVLRTALRTYHQLGFEIHAVALSGRAAMRLHESIGFVTSTIAKLLREEPIEPSVEKTNHLLVIDEASMIDLPTMYRLVNHIHPSVRLIFSGDPDQLPPIGCGKVLEDIVEAKTVANTMLDIVKRQEGSTGIPEYSKLINQGVMPEQLSSGAIHFHETSKTDIAKVCCELYQEFPDSSRVMAPTKALVSEINKLTQQAVNPDSASLEFEINGNKFFLPLSLNDAVLFTQNHYDKGIQNGSLGTLTSTKPSGDSYGEVTLDTGEKVEITQSVLDCMELGYAITLHKAQGSQFPRIIIALQNGRIVDRAWFYTAITRAESEIHIVGSSDDMKQITKAPSHSHKRNSYLKELLQC, from the coding sequence ATGAATACCGCTTTGCATGAAGACCAAATGCGTGTCACCAGTATCCCTTATCACTCGACCAAGATGGTGATATTCAGCGGTGTACCGCTGGCGAAAGACTCTTACAAAACCAATAGTGGGAAGTATTACGTCACCATCAAAGCCGACCCCGATAGCATCCCTGTACTTCCAACGCTGGGTCAGCATTGGTCAGTCAGAGGTGCTCGACAGATAGAAAATATGGAGATGGGTGATTATGTAATGCAGCAGCACACGTATGAATCACCCAAGCATATTGAATGCACTTTACCCGAAACAGGTGAGCAACTGATACGATTTATCGCCAGAGAAAGTGACTTCAAGGGTATTGGCGAAAGCAAAGCTAGAGCGCTCTGGCAGCTCTTGGGTAAAGACTTCCATGCCACACTGAGAAATGACACCCCAGAGTCCAGAAAGCGTCTGACATCGATTTTGAGTGAAGATTCAGTGGAAGCGCTCTTTAAGGGGTACGCCAAATATAAAAATCTGGCTCATTGCAACTGGATGAGCGAGTACAACATCCCTGCCAGTGTGCAGCAACGACTACTCAAGCATCACGGTGAAGCCTCCATCGATGTTATCAAGGATAATCCTTATGCTTTAATGGGCTTTGGTCTTTCGTTCAGTGCCATTGAAGACATTATCAAGTTAACGGATTTTAAGAGCGATGTTGCGAAGGATGACCCAAGAAGGCTCAGCGCTGCTCTGGAAATGGCGATTCGCAAGGAGATTGAAAAAGGTCACACCTATACCACTCATGCCAATGTGCGCCCTTACCTCAACAAGCTATTAAGAGACAAAACACTGGTCACTCAGGCGTTCAAATCAGGTCATGATAAAGCTCAGTATGTTTTAAATCCCGACACAGGAGCCTACCATCCAACAGCGCAACTTCTGATGGAAAGTGTTGTTGCCAAGCGCTTAAAAACACTGATTAAGCGAAATAACTTGTTTGATGAAAACGCCAATGCTGCGTATTGCTCTGCGGCTGCGGAGCTTCCCTACGAATTAACCCCTAAACAAATCGAAGCCGTCACAACGTGTCTGGATAATTCGGTAAGCTGCATTACGGGTGGTGCAGGAACAGGCAAAACAACGGTACTCAGGACGGCTCTCAGGACATATCATCAACTTGGATTTGAAATACACGCCGTTGCGCTCAGCGGTCGTGCTGCAATGAGACTTCATGAGTCCATCGGTTTTGTTACCTCAACCATTGCCAAATTGCTGCGTGAAGAACCTATTGAACCCAGTGTCGAGAAAACAAATCATCTATTAGTGATTGATGAAGCGAGCATGATTGACCTGCCAACTATGTATCGCCTAGTAAATCACATTCACCCCTCTGTACGATTGATATTCAGTGGCGACCCTGACCAACTCCCACCAATAGGTTGTGGCAAGGTATTGGAAGACATCGTTGAAGCAAAAACGGTGGCGAATACGATGCTGGATATCGTCAAACGGCAAGAAGGTTCAACGGGTATCCCCGAATACTCAAAACTCATCAATCAAGGAGTGATGCCTGAACAATTAAGCTCAGGTGCAATACACTTTCACGAAACCAGTAAAACAGACATTGCCAAAGTCTGTTGCGAGCTTTATCAAGAGTTCCCTGATAGCAGTCGTGTCATGGCTCCAACCAAGGCACTCGTATCAGAAATCAATAAGCTCACCCAGCAAGCCGTTAACCCAGATAGCGCCAGCCTTGAGTTCGAAATCAATGGTAACAAGTTCTTTCTGCCACTTAGCCTCAATGATGCGGTGTTATTCACGCAGAATCATTACGATAAAGGCATTCAGAACGGCTCACTTGGCACACTAACCAGTACCAAACCTTCTGGTGACAGTTATGGTGAAGTGACGCTAGATACAGGTGAAAAGGTCGAGATAACACAATCCGTTCTCGACTGCATGGAGTTGGGTTACGCAATCACTCTACATAAAGCTCAAGGATCACAGTTTCCACGCATCATCATCGCTCTGCAAAACGGAAGAATAGTGGATAGAGCATGGTTCTATACGGCAATCACTAGAGCGGAAAGTGAAATCCATATCGTTGGTAGTAGTGATGACATGAAGCAGATCACCAAGGCACCTAGTCACTCTCATAAGCGGAATAGCTACCTGAAAGAACTATTACAATGCTGA